A single genomic interval of Stieleria maiorica harbors:
- a CDS encoding metal-dependent hydrolase, translating to MADFKTHISASTLVGIAYGYWGVTSQGMTLENGILAGGLCSVSGMLPDLDSDGGIPLREISMFTAAVAPMMMLNRFRDYDLSHESMALAAMLIYVVIRFGLFEFFKRFTVHRGMWHSLPAAAVSGLIAYLAMPTTSDAERAYKAVAVVVGFLVHLILDEVWAVEVGVARLRTKKSFGTALKFFGNDAIANVFVYAILFGLCYTAWSDNKIAARLRERAKYDLTQPGWQYTPASPPSNWTAPQWQPPDFGFNASRTPAERR from the coding sequence GTGGCAGATTTTAAAACGCACATCAGCGCCAGCACGCTCGTCGGAATCGCCTATGGATACTGGGGCGTGACCTCGCAAGGGATGACGCTGGAGAACGGGATCCTGGCCGGCGGACTCTGCTCGGTCAGCGGCATGCTGCCGGACCTGGACAGCGATGGCGGGATTCCGCTGCGCGAGATCAGCATGTTCACCGCGGCGGTGGCGCCGATGATGATGCTGAATCGTTTCCGCGACTATGACCTGTCCCACGAATCGATGGCGCTGGCGGCGATGTTGATCTACGTGGTGATTCGATTCGGTTTATTTGAGTTCTTCAAACGGTTTACGGTGCACCGCGGCATGTGGCACAGCCTGCCGGCCGCGGCGGTGTCCGGGTTGATCGCCTACCTGGCCATGCCGACCACGAGCGACGCCGAACGTGCTTACAAAGCGGTGGCCGTCGTCGTCGGCTTTCTGGTCCACTTGATCCTGGATGAAGTCTGGGCGGTAGAAGTTGGTGTGGCGCGATTGCGTACCAAGAAATCGTTCGGGACCGCGCTGAAGTTCTTCGGCAATGACGCGATCGCCAACGTGTTCGTCTACGCGATCCTGTTCGGGTTGTGCTACACGGCCTGGAGCGACAACAAGATTGCGGCGCGCCTGCGCGAGCGAGCCAAGTACGACCTGACACAACCCGGCTGGCAATACACCCCCGCGTCGCCGCCGTCAAACTGGACCGCGCCACAATGGCAACCACCCGACTTCGGATTCAACGCCTCACGCACCCCGGCAGAGCGGCGGTAG
- a CDS encoding choice-of-anchor I family protein encodes MKNKRRPNDSGSRLKRRATKKNLKLESLEARQLLAANVVSDSLTLAADSSINVLTNDTSGSEVQSVSAFQVDFDRATYDPGVNTTDWFIPERPGQPGVPQRSLIPGAVTSITGNRGDLDLHRDNDADPSNDTDLAPLTAEEGISLPVLRDNQPVDSTQTNLGVLQYVIDSANTWIAMAAAPENNGESSVPISNTFFPYDAGWVGATFDEGGARVFGSTEISATGDGRNFVVEVAGVTNSYEDGFLFSIAGDNSDNYSRARPIGGNQWAIQVRDNSQEIASTDTDPISVLYIPRNAQGLIGGVVDGGFDGASPMLQSFGEFSVSRQSDGFYRVSIPGHDITSGALIIENHDLSVSQPRNTYFSYDDAGDGTGDIIIRQFAWNGNTETPLNSDFVFFFVPFENTLSPTTDLTVSSLGENNNGLSAKGLPLTLNADGTVNYATSGAISALGAGETDTDTFVYRASDGAIESDEATVTVNWVGVNDAPELISTPADLVFNEDDAATVLDLTAIFNDVDTNDVLTYGVDTGVSGLVTAEITGTNVSIAPAPDQFGYASITLSATDPSGETVSTTLAVSVTPQDDGVQAVDDDGTVTDKLTPASIDVLENDYHPDTTEFSVSAAEIYGDPAATTNEGSVFTIVNTTAAPNGLTIQSPGNLGDVAVGRGGQDLSMADGVFLGTGRDNTSPFPTVNTYAAFGSYGFATDRGIGGGERNTAFSAAFFPFGDQWTSGHIAADGTVLGGVGISQADVTLLQPGLIEITIPEASFTDDGLLFAVSGSNDDNIVSVYPQGFNNKWTIRQMDSDSDATGFESDAISFVYIPGATTGLIGGRAASEEGQYTLRQRYGNVSLSSDTDLAPLVTIDGYTPADGALIAVGTSYDFADVNGSSTLIPANHAVMATPQGNAFRIDILQSETFTPTGNFPEFQFIFLPFDSPLEKIDGLDFSIDAFDSVSALGASVSLESDGTFTYDPSGAGSPIADLGNGEVLTDTFTYTIRDGRGATSTATVTVTVQGENQAPTANDDVVNLNELSAQDARITVLGNDTDPDLETLIGTPQGIPSANLSVDASSVWSVSQTGTGTNSITLGSGSTGTVEVLHNGAAISQADGVVMATIRENFDAPNTNYRLVQAFDNGSGTSLALQQFGTDATADADVSVAYFSFADNWVGGHVSAGGTLTNGNGLTDAEVVRTDVGRYEVSIPGVTDAAADGFLFVIGNENGDNVAQARAVPGSGTFQVAVRDNQQDFGAGEDGGFSFVFVPRNAQNLVAGTIDPFNAGPNSVSLAIGEFSVERLEVTEGGHEWKVTIPGQSPETGMLVLTNQDNGEIEDNFLSYQDDGAGGFLIRSHDMPGMGRQDQPFTFAFVPFDSIGQPAARPVPGLLSIDSVDATSSLGATLTANADGTIRYIPGTVLDSLYDGETATDTFTYTMTDGFGGTSSATVTVNIDGFGAAPVLQTASGATYYGIGDEAVSIAGQFNITPVGVPFFDGAVATVELTSGPITSDVLSIRDEGGGAGEVGISGTDVTFDGVVVATYTAGSGTSPLTLTFNAAATEIAVQRILQSVTFFNSDPVVTGGSRVATFSFVDGNGMASEPVTKQLQLGLVYRRELQQGVNNGYGTYQGTSDAQIRESDPDSVIAPQSDLLVDFDSGGNASQVLLRYADLFGDGPGQIPLGSIITSANLVVETNPNTSNSPGDGGTLHRMLIDWDDATATWNAFGNGIQSGSSEASAAFESAIGTASGAGSTGTGVLSFSVLPDIQAWADGETNNGWLVQGWQDRTDGWFFSSAEDETPTARPKLEIEWVPAGANVVNFRQGVDGYSSTVDTQIDSANADQDLSAAETLFIDSPTTSALIRFDDIIGDLAGQIPAGSRIITARLRTASSTSNAQGDGARFFPMLTTWNETDTFNSLVDGVSVDGVEAATEFTASAGNASRNPNVQGGFNDWDVTTDVQAWVNGNLENFGWLFEPWESGTDGWGIQSSEAANEIERPRLEVVYTTAINPEINITGDNSQAIVAGTTHVSPLAGTDFASADVSNGLVTKTFTIENTGDAALNISDATIVGPEASAFTFANQPVATVIPGGSFSFDVVFDPSKLGLHDATVVITNDDVDEGVFRFAIQGNGVGFPSLSATPDGSTSFTSIGGITSGLSGAEISAFDPTSDRLFVTSDAGLQVIDLADPANPVLLSTIQPTTDGADDNAITSVAVGPAGIVAAAVPGADNQVAGSVFFYNAADAAFLGSVTVGALPDQLTFTPDGTRLLVANEGEPASDGTTDPAGSVSIIDLSTGVATATVLTAGFDAFDGSEQALRDAGVKLTPGKSVSEDVEPEYIAVSPDGTTAFVTLQENNALAEVDIATATVTAIVPLGYKDHNAANAQIDPTNNSPDELTLGSFPVRGLFQPDAIASYEVDGVTYYVTANEGDARDAEETDIQSVTLDPTLFPNAAALQDPASMGELELSGIVGDADGDGDFDALYSYGARSFSIWNEDGDMVFDSGDVLARATDLLGLYPDGRSDNKGTEPEGVTIGQIDGRTYAFVGLERANAIMVFDVTDPTNVSLSQVLNDSADVSPEGLTFISSSDSPNGSPLLVVSNEESNTIRVYTIDSTPTNPQVESVVINDGSASRSQITSVTVTFDGEVDHANLQSAFTLTNIDTSTQVTGLNIAASDAGGKTTVVLSFAAGASVVVRSGTGLQGNSLADGNYRLDITGTQVQSATNAAAMAVDYAFGGQDAAGTPNDDFFRLLGDANGDGFRNGIDLNSIIPSLFNPLEYRFDLDTNGDGAINGIDLNDLIPTIFGSPRQ; translated from the coding sequence ATGAAGAATAAGCGTCGTCCCAACGATTCAGGTTCACGATTAAAACGTCGCGCGACCAAGAAGAACCTCAAACTGGAATCACTTGAAGCGCGTCAGTTGCTCGCCGCAAACGTCGTCAGTGATTCTCTGACGCTGGCAGCGGACAGTTCGATCAACGTTCTGACCAACGACACTTCCGGAAGCGAAGTGCAATCCGTTTCGGCGTTTCAGGTCGACTTCGACCGCGCAACGTATGACCCCGGCGTCAACACCACCGATTGGTTTATCCCCGAACGTCCCGGACAGCCGGGGGTTCCCCAACGCTCCTTGATTCCGGGCGCAGTGACTTCGATCACCGGCAATCGCGGGGACCTGGACCTGCATCGCGACAATGATGCCGACCCATCCAACGATACCGACCTGGCACCACTGACGGCGGAGGAAGGAATCAGTTTGCCCGTGCTTCGTGACAACCAACCGGTTGACAGCACGCAAACCAACCTGGGCGTGCTCCAGTACGTGATCGACTCCGCCAACACCTGGATCGCGATGGCCGCCGCCCCGGAGAACAATGGGGAAAGCTCCGTTCCGATCTCGAATACCTTCTTTCCCTACGACGCAGGATGGGTCGGGGCAACGTTCGACGAAGGCGGGGCAAGGGTCTTCGGCAGCACAGAAATCAGTGCGACCGGAGACGGCAGAAACTTTGTCGTCGAAGTTGCCGGTGTGACCAATTCATATGAGGACGGATTCCTGTTCTCGATCGCCGGTGACAACTCCGACAACTACTCACGGGCTCGGCCGATCGGCGGAAACCAGTGGGCAATCCAGGTTCGCGACAATAGCCAGGAGATCGCGTCCACCGACACCGATCCGATCAGTGTGCTTTACATTCCCCGCAATGCTCAAGGTCTGATCGGGGGTGTCGTCGACGGAGGTTTCGACGGTGCCAGCCCGATGCTGCAGTCCTTTGGCGAATTCAGCGTCTCGCGGCAATCCGACGGATTCTACCGGGTCAGCATCCCCGGACACGACATCACCTCGGGTGCCCTGATCATTGAAAATCATGACCTTTCGGTCAGCCAGCCGCGAAACACCTACTTCAGCTATGACGATGCGGGTGACGGAACAGGCGACATCATCATTCGCCAATTCGCCTGGAACGGAAACACCGAAACGCCGCTCAACTCGGATTTCGTGTTCTTCTTTGTGCCGTTTGAAAACACCCTCAGCCCGACCACCGATCTGACGGTTTCCTCTCTCGGCGAAAACAACAATGGCCTGTCAGCCAAGGGACTGCCACTGACGCTGAACGCGGACGGGACGGTCAACTACGCCACCTCGGGCGCGATCAGCGCACTCGGTGCCGGCGAAACCGACACCGACACCTTCGTCTATCGCGCGAGCGATGGAGCCATCGAGAGCGACGAAGCCACGGTCACGGTCAACTGGGTCGGCGTGAACGATGCCCCCGAGTTGATTTCCACACCGGCAGACTTGGTTTTCAATGAAGACGACGCGGCAACCGTGTTGGATCTGACCGCGATCTTCAATGACGTCGATACAAATGACGTGTTGACGTACGGAGTCGACACCGGAGTCAGTGGACTGGTGACCGCCGAAATCACCGGAACCAATGTGTCGATCGCGCCGGCGCCCGACCAGTTCGGCTACGCCAGCATCACGTTGTCGGCGACCGACCCCAGCGGCGAAACCGTTTCGACCACGCTGGCCGTTTCGGTCACCCCGCAAGACGACGGCGTGCAAGCGGTCGACGATGACGGCACGGTGACCGACAAGCTGACCCCGGCCAGCATCGACGTGTTGGAAAACGACTATCATCCCGACACGACCGAGTTCTCGGTTTCCGCCGCAGAGATCTATGGCGATCCGGCGGCGACCACCAATGAAGGGTCGGTGTTCACGATCGTCAACACCACCGCCGCCCCCAACGGCTTGACGATTCAAAGCCCCGGCAACTTGGGTGACGTCGCCGTCGGCCGCGGCGGACAAGATTTGTCGATGGCCGATGGCGTCTTCCTGGGCACCGGGCGTGACAACACCAGTCCGTTCCCGACCGTCAACACCTACGCTGCATTCGGCAGCTATGGGTTCGCAACCGACCGGGGTATCGGTGGCGGCGAACGGAACACCGCCTTCAGCGCCGCATTCTTTCCCTTCGGCGATCAATGGACCTCCGGGCACATCGCCGCCGATGGCACCGTGCTCGGCGGAGTCGGCATCTCGCAAGCCGATGTGACGCTGCTGCAGCCGGGACTGATTGAGATCACGATTCCCGAAGCCAGCTTCACCGACGACGGATTGCTGTTCGCGGTCAGCGGCAGCAACGATGACAACATCGTGTCGGTTTATCCACAGGGTTTCAACAACAAGTGGACGATCCGACAGATGGACAGCGATTCGGACGCGACCGGATTCGAAAGTGACGCGATCAGCTTCGTTTACATCCCCGGAGCGACGACCGGATTGATCGGCGGACGCGCGGCCTCGGAAGAAGGCCAGTACACCTTGCGACAACGCTATGGAAACGTCTCGCTCAGCTCGGACACTGACCTCGCTCCGCTGGTCACGATCGATGGCTATACACCGGCCGACGGGGCATTGATCGCCGTCGGGACGTCCTATGATTTTGCCGACGTCAACGGATCGTCAACGCTGATCCCCGCCAACCACGCCGTGATGGCGACGCCCCAAGGCAACGCGTTTCGGATCGATATCCTGCAATCGGAGACCTTCACTCCGACCGGGAACTTCCCCGAATTCCAGTTCATCTTCCTGCCCTTTGACAGCCCGCTGGAGAAGATCGACGGACTGGATTTCAGCATCGACGCCTTTGACAGCGTCAGTGCCCTGGGGGCATCGGTCTCGCTGGAGTCCGACGGAACGTTCACCTATGACCCGTCGGGCGCAGGATCGCCGATCGCCGACCTGGGCAACGGAGAAGTGCTGACCGACACCTTTACCTACACCATCCGCGACGGCCGCGGGGCGACTTCGACGGCCACGGTGACGGTGACGGTGCAGGGCGAAAACCAAGCCCCGACCGCCAACGATGACGTGGTCAACCTGAACGAGCTGAGTGCCCAAGACGCGCGGATCACCGTGCTCGGAAACGACACCGACCCCGACCTTGAAACCCTGATCGGAACGCCGCAAGGAATCCCCTCGGCGAACCTGTCGGTCGATGCGTCCAGCGTTTGGTCGGTTTCTCAAACCGGGACCGGCACCAACAGCATCACGCTCGGATCCGGATCGACCGGGACGGTTGAAGTCCTGCACAACGGGGCCGCGATCAGCCAAGCCGACGGCGTCGTGATGGCGACGATTCGCGAGAACTTTGATGCCCCCAACACCAATTACCGCTTGGTCCAGGCGTTCGACAACGGCAGCGGAACCTCGCTCGCCTTGCAACAGTTCGGCACCGACGCGACCGCCGACGCCGACGTCTCGGTCGCATACTTCTCCTTTGCCGACAACTGGGTCGGAGGACACGTCAGTGCCGGAGGAACGTTGACCAACGGAAATGGATTGACCGATGCCGAAGTCGTTCGCACCGACGTCGGCCGCTACGAAGTTTCCATTCCCGGTGTGACCGATGCCGCCGCCGACGGATTCCTGTTCGTGATCGGCAACGAAAACGGCGACAACGTTGCCCAGGCCCGAGCCGTTCCCGGATCGGGCACCTTCCAAGTCGCCGTCCGCGACAATCAACAAGATTTCGGTGCCGGTGAAGACGGCGGATTCTCGTTCGTCTTCGTCCCGCGAAACGCCCAGAATCTGGTTGCCGGAACGATCGACCCGTTCAACGCCGGACCGAACTCGGTCAGCTTGGCCATCGGCGAGTTCAGTGTCGAACGACTGGAAGTCACCGAAGGGGGCCACGAGTGGAAAGTCACGATCCCCGGCCAGTCGCCCGAGACGGGAATGTTGGTGCTGACCAATCAAGACAACGGCGAAATCGAAGACAACTTCCTCAGCTACCAAGACGACGGGGCAGGGGGGTTCTTGATTCGATCGCATGACATGCCGGGCATGGGACGCCAGGACCAGCCCTTCACGTTTGCGTTTGTTCCGTTTGATTCGATCGGCCAACCGGCGGCACGTCCTGTTCCCGGATTGCTGTCGATCGACAGCGTCGATGCCACGTCCAGCTTGGGCGCGACACTGACGGCCAACGCCGACGGAACGATCAGGTACATTCCGGGAACCGTGCTCGATTCGCTCTATGACGGCGAGACGGCGACCGACACGTTCACCTACACGATGACCGATGGTTTCGGCGGCACCTCGTCGGCGACCGTCACCGTCAACATCGACGGATTCGGTGCCGCCCCCGTGCTGCAAACCGCATCGGGAGCAACCTACTACGGCATCGGCGATGAAGCGGTCAGTATCGCCGGCCAGTTCAACATCACTCCGGTCGGCGTCCCGTTCTTTGACGGTGCCGTCGCGACGGTCGAACTGACCAGCGGCCCGATCACATCGGACGTGTTATCGATCCGCGATGAAGGCGGCGGGGCAGGGGAGGTCGGCATTTCAGGAACCGACGTCACCTTTGACGGTGTCGTCGTCGCGACCTACACCGCCGGATCCGGGACCAGTCCGCTGACACTGACGTTCAATGCCGCGGCGACGGAGATCGCCGTCCAACGCATTCTTCAGTCGGTCACGTTCTTCAACTCCGACCCCGTCGTGACCGGCGGCAGCCGAGTCGCGACGTTCTCCTTCGTCGACGGCAACGGCATGGCGAGTGAGCCGGTCACCAAACAGTTGCAACTGGGATTGGTCTACCGCCGCGAACTGCAGCAAGGCGTCAACAACGGCTACGGAACCTACCAGGGAACGTCCGATGCCCAGATCCGTGAAAGCGATCCCGATTCGGTCATCGCTCCGCAATCGGATCTGTTGGTCGACTTCGATAGCGGTGGCAACGCGTCACAAGTCTTGCTGCGTTACGCCGACCTGTTCGGTGACGGACCGGGGCAGATTCCGCTGGGATCGATCATCACCTCGGCAAATCTGGTTGTGGAAACCAACCCCAACACGTCCAACTCGCCGGGCGATGGTGGGACCTTGCATCGCATGCTGATCGACTGGGATGATGCCACTGCGACCTGGAATGCGTTCGGAAACGGAATTCAATCGGGCAGCAGTGAAGCGTCCGCGGCGTTCGAATCTGCGATCGGAACGGCCAGTGGAGCCGGCAGCACCGGCACGGGCGTGCTGAGCTTCAGCGTGCTGCCCGACATCCAAGCGTGGGCAGACGGCGAAACCAACAACGGCTGGTTGGTCCAGGGTTGGCAGGACCGAACCGATGGATGGTTCTTCAGCAGTGCCGAAGACGAAACGCCGACGGCCCGACCGAAACTGGAAATCGAATGGGTGCCCGCCGGTGCGAATGTTGTCAACTTCCGCCAAGGTGTTGATGGCTACTCATCGACCGTGGACACACAGATCGATAGCGCAAACGCGGATCAGGATTTGTCCGCCGCCGAAACGCTGTTCATCGATTCGCCGACCACCAGTGCATTGATCCGATTCGACGACATCATCGGTGACCTTGCCGGACAAATCCCCGCCGGTTCACGGATCATCACCGCGCGGCTTCGCACCGCGTCGTCGACCAGCAATGCCCAAGGCGACGGCGCCCGGTTCTTTCCGATGCTGACCACGTGGAACGAGACCGACACGTTCAACAGCCTGGTCGACGGTGTCAGCGTCGACGGCGTCGAAGCAGCGACCGAGTTCACCGCTTCGGCCGGCAATGCCAGCCGCAACCCGAACGTCCAGGGCGGATTCAACGACTGGGACGTGACCACCGATGTGCAAGCTTGGGTCAACGGCAACCTCGAAAACTTCGGCTGGTTGTTCGAACCCTGGGAAAGCGGCACCGACGGATGGGGCATCCAAAGTTCCGAAGCGGCCAACGAAATCGAGCGGCCGCGATTGGAAGTCGTTTACACGACGGCAATCAATCCGGAAATCAACATCACCGGCGACAACAGCCAAGCGATTGTTGCCGGAACAACACACGTCTCGCCTCTGGCGGGCACCGACTTTGCTAGCGCCGACGTGAGTAACGGATTGGTCACCAAGACGTTTACGATCGAGAACACCGGCGATGCGGCGCTGAACATTTCCGATGCCACAATCGTCGGCCCAGAAGCGTCTGCGTTTACGTTTGCCAACCAACCGGTCGCGACGGTGATCCCCGGCGGATCGTTCTCCTTTGATGTGGTCTTTGACCCGTCTAAGTTGGGACTGCACGACGCCACGGTGGTGATCACCAACGACGATGTCGACGAAGGCGTCTTTCGGTTCGCCATCCAGGGTAACGGCGTCGGATTCCCGTCGCTTTCGGCGACACCGGACGGTTCGACATCGTTCACTTCGATCGGCGGCATCACCAGCGGCCTTTCCGGTGCGGAAATCTCGGCCTTCGATCCGACCAGCGATCGCTTGTTCGTCACCTCCGATGCCGGGCTGCAAGTCATCGATCTGGCCGATCCGGCCAACCCGGTGCTGTTGTCCACGATCCAGCCGACCACCGATGGTGCCGACGACAACGCGATTACCAGCGTCGCGGTCGGTCCGGCGGGCATCGTGGCCGCAGCAGTCCCCGGGGCTGACAATCAAGTCGCCGGCAGCGTGTTCTTCTACAACGCGGCCGACGCCGCGTTCCTGGGCAGCGTCACCGTCGGTGCCTTGCCGGACCAACTGACATTCACTCCGGACGGCACACGCCTGTTGGTGGCCAACGAAGGTGAACCCGCCTCCGATGGCACGACCGATCCGGCCGGTTCGGTCAGCATCATCGACCTATCCACCGGTGTCGCCACCGCGACCGTCTTGACCGCCGGTTTTGATGCCTTCGATGGTAGCGAGCAAGCATTGCGAGACGCCGGCGTCAAACTGACGCCCGGCAAGAGCGTCTCCGAAGATGTCGAACCGGAATACATCGCCGTTTCGCCCGACGGAACCACCGCCTTCGTCACGCTGCAGGAGAACAACGCGTTGGCCGAAGTCGACATCGCGACCGCAACCGTGACCGCGATCGTCCCGCTGGGTTACAAAGACCACAACGCGGCCAACGCACAGATCGACCCGACGAACAATTCGCCCGATGAGTTGACGCTGGGAAGCTTCCCGGTGCGAGGCTTGTTCCAACCCGATGCGATTGCCAGCTACGAAGTCGACGGCGTGACCTACTACGTCACCGCCAACGAAGGCGATGCACGCGACGCCGAAGAAACGGACATCCAAAGCGTCACGCTGGACCCGACGCTGTTCCCCAACGCCGCGGCCCTGCAGGACCCGGCGTCGATGGGCGAATTGGAACTCAGCGGCATCGTCGGCGACGCGGATGGAGACGGAGATTTCGACGCGTTGTATTCCTATGGTGCCCGATCGTTCTCGATCTGGAACGAAGACGGCGACATGGTGTTTGACAGCGGTGATGTACTCGCCAGAGCGACCGATCTGCTGGGGCTGTATCCCGACGGCCGAAGTGACAACAAGGGAACCGAACCCGAAGGCGTCACGATCGGTCAGATCGATGGGCGAACCTATGCGTTCGTCGGACTCGAACGAGCCAACGCCATCATGGTGTTTGACGTCACCGACCCGACCAACGTTTCGCTCTCGCAAGTGCTGAACGACTCGGCCGATGTCAGCCCCGAAGGCCTGACGTTCATCTCTTCCAGTGACAGCCCCAACGGATCGCCGCTATTGGTCGTCAGCAATGAGGAAAGCAACACGATTCGGGTCTACACGATCGATTCGACGCCGACCAACCCGCAAGTCGAATCGGTCGTGATCAACGATGGATCCGCATCGCGGTCCCAGATCACTTCGGTGACGGTGACGTTCGATGGCGAGGTCGATCACGCAAATCTGCAATCGGCGTTCACGCTGACCAACATCGACACCTCAACCCAGGTCACCGGGCTGAACATCGCTGCATCCGACGCAGGTGGCAAGACGACCGTTGTGTTGTCCTTTGCCGCCGGTGCGAGCGTGGTGGTTCGAAGCGGAACCGGGCTTCAAGGTAACTCACTGGCCGATGGCAACTATCGACTGGACATCACGGGCACTCAAGTGCAATCGGCAACCAACGCCGCCGCGATGGCTGTTGACTATGCCTTCGGCGGACAAGACGCCGCCGGAACGCCGAACGACGACTTCTTCCGTCTGCTCGGTGATGCCAACGGCGATGGGTTCCGCAACGGGATCGATCTGAACTCGATCATCCCGTCGCTATTCAACCCGCTTGAGTATCGCTTCGACTTGGATACCAACGGCGATGGAGCGATCAACGGGATCGACCTGAACGATTTGATCCCGACCATCTTCGGATCGCCGCGTCAGTAA
- a CDS encoding CvpA family protein, which yields MEIYDILMLVVLSAAAIFGAVKGFAWQLASIASIVFSYFVAYRFREPLSHSIVAEPPWNRFLAMLILFVGTSLVVWVAFNMVRQTIDRLRLKEFDRQISALFGLLKGGLYCTLITLFSVTLMGDTVRGKIVASKSGRFIARNLDRSESVIPPEIHQFLRPYLERFDAEMNGAGSQVPGVEAVPAEMAEVTGWGAAPRR from the coding sequence GTGGAGATCTATGACATTTTGATGTTGGTCGTGCTGTCCGCCGCCGCCATCTTTGGTGCGGTCAAGGGCTTTGCCTGGCAGTTGGCGTCGATCGCTTCGATCGTGTTCAGCTACTTCGTGGCATACCGGTTTCGCGAGCCGCTCAGTCATTCGATCGTCGCCGAACCGCCTTGGAATCGCTTTCTGGCGATGTTGATCCTGTTCGTCGGGACCTCGCTGGTCGTTTGGGTGGCATTCAACATGGTTCGCCAGACGATCGACCGGCTGCGATTGAAAGAGTTTGATCGACAGATCAGCGCGTTGTTCGGGCTGCTCAAGGGCGGCTTGTACTGCACGTTGATCACGCTGTTTTCCGTCACGCTGATGGGAGATACGGTTCGGGGGAAAATCGTCGCCAGCAAAAGCGGTCGATTCATCGCTCGGAATCTGGATCGCAGCGAGTCGGTGATCCCGCCGGAGATCCATCAGTTTTTGCGTCCGTATTTGGAACGTTTTGATGCCGAGATGAACGGAGCAGGATCCCAGGTTCCGGGCGTCGAAGCCGTGCCCGCTGAGATGGCGGAGGTGACAGGCTGGGGGGCGGCCCCACGGAGATGA
- a CDS encoding PEP-CTERM sorting domain-containing protein (PEP-CTERM proteins occur, often in large numbers, in the proteomes of bacteria that also encode an exosortase, a predicted intramembrane cysteine proteinase. The presence of a PEP-CTERM domain at a protein's C-terminus predicts cleavage within the sorting domain, followed by covalent anchoring to some some component of the (usually Gram-negative) cell surface. Many PEP-CTERM proteins exhibit an unusual sequence composition that includes large numbers of potential glycosylation sites. Expression of one such protein has been shown restore the ability of a bacterium to form floc, a type of biofilm.): MSLRIFIFAFAVLSTLHYANAEISYDLLLRTNRGDGIDSTLATNAGEKLTAEIVIRETVTGTNTSLLSAANLNAYNLSLQSIGGDGLFESLTLNGDGGFDAGSTPTTLTFASFGPAFGQPGRASIDRGNGVYEASLGTVTLQAPTAGETRFVVSDGTAVDGDFTTFQTVGFGLESAATNSGGGFFGRALTLSTQVSAVPEPSSVLALSLVCSAGLLRSRRRRK; this comes from the coding sequence ATGAGTTTGCGAATCTTTATTTTTGCTTTTGCCGTCTTGTCGACGCTTCACTATGCCAACGCTGAGATCAGCTACGACCTGTTGTTACGCACCAACCGCGGTGACGGCATTGACAGCACGCTTGCGACCAACGCCGGTGAAAAGCTGACCGCCGAAATCGTGATCCGCGAAACCGTCACGGGCACGAACACGTCGCTGCTGAGTGCGGCCAACTTGAACGCTTATAACCTGTCACTGCAAAGCATCGGCGGCGACGGGCTATTCGAATCGCTCACCTTGAACGGTGACGGCGGATTCGATGCCGGATCGACACCGACGACACTGACGTTCGCATCTTTCGGCCCCGCATTCGGACAACCCGGCCGCGCCTCGATCGATCGCGGCAACGGCGTCTACGAAGCCTCGCTGGGCACCGTCACGCTGCAAGCACCGACGGCCGGAGAAACACGATTCGTCGTTTCAGACGGTACAGCCGTCGATGGCGATTTCACGACCTTCCAAACCGTCGGGTTCGGACTCGAATCGGCCGCGACCAACTCCGGCGGCGGGTTCTTCGGACGCGCATTGACGCTCAGCACCCAAGTGAGCGCGGTGCCAGAACCGTCCAGCGTCTTGGCGCTGTCGTTGGTTTGCTCGGCCGGCTTGTTACGATCGCGTCGACGACGCAAATAG